A region from the Pseudomonas sp. P8_229 genome encodes:
- a CDS encoding methyl-accepting chemotaxis protein — MQLWRRSIQWQLILSMGTALLVSILIVVGIYTLVVNRLAQSYLVEQALPSSIEATRNDIERILVQPLTAAKDIASNSMVRDWLASGEDSGKTAAFAQYLEGIRAEHKAFTALIIGTESNHYITEKGLDRTLSRTKPADAWFYSFLDSNQPRTLNIDNDGATGELALFIDLKVEQAGKVVGVAGLGLSMKELSELIHNFSFGERGKVYLVRSDGLIQVHPEAQFSGKRTLSEQIGAPAAQAVLGQKVATNSSFQRDGEDFLAFSLPLRDLGWTLVAEVPQSQIYAEARKAMWMSGGIGLAVALVCLALVVWLAQGLVRPIRQVTAALVAIGSGGGDLTHRLDSSRADELGDLARGFNSFLDSQRGMIGEVLTTSERLRTAVGQVAKVVENTAERSGRQQEMTDMVATAVHEMGLTVQEIAQNAGNAALASQTARDEALQAREVVGGSIRHIESMSDEIGLAAGAVGELAHQVASIDSVLAVIRGVSEQTNLLALNAAIEAARAGDMGRGFAVVADEVRTLARRTQASTDEIQQMIGSLKQGAENAVSSMRTGQAATGTGVESSQRTGASLTAITGQVERISDMNHQVATATEEQSAVTEEINRNVQGISDLARATAGEVRACREDCQMLQKLADDLARQMGGFRLS, encoded by the coding sequence ATGCAGTTGTGGCGACGCAGTATTCAATGGCAGCTGATTCTCAGCATGGGCACCGCCCTGCTGGTCAGCATCCTGATCGTGGTTGGCATATATACCCTGGTGGTCAACCGCCTCGCCCAGAGCTATCTGGTCGAACAAGCGCTGCCGTCGAGCATTGAAGCGACGCGCAATGACATCGAACGCATCCTCGTTCAGCCACTGACCGCCGCCAAGGACATCGCCAGCAACAGCATGGTGCGCGACTGGCTGGCCTCGGGTGAAGACAGCGGCAAAACGGCGGCCTTCGCGCAGTATCTGGAAGGCATCCGCGCCGAACACAAAGCCTTCACCGCGCTGATCATCGGCACCGAGTCCAATCACTACATCACCGAAAAAGGCCTGGATCGGACTCTCAGTCGCACCAAACCGGCCGATGCCTGGTTCTATTCCTTCCTCGACAGCAATCAGCCGCGCACCCTGAATATCGACAACGACGGCGCCACCGGAGAATTGGCGTTGTTCATCGACCTGAAGGTCGAGCAGGCGGGCAAAGTGGTCGGCGTGGCCGGGCTTGGCTTGAGCATGAAAGAGCTGTCGGAGCTGATCCACAACTTCAGCTTTGGCGAGCGCGGCAAGGTCTATCTCGTGCGTTCCGACGGTTTGATCCAGGTTCATCCTGAAGCGCAGTTCAGCGGCAAACGCACCTTGAGCGAGCAGATCGGTGCCCCTGCTGCACAAGCCGTCTTGGGTCAGAAAGTCGCCACCAACAGCTCCTTTCAACGCGATGGCGAAGACTTCCTTGCCTTCAGCCTGCCCCTGCGTGATCTCGGCTGGACTCTGGTGGCCGAAGTGCCGCAGTCGCAGATCTACGCCGAGGCCCGTAAAGCCATGTGGATGAGCGGCGGTATTGGCCTGGCGGTGGCATTGGTGTGTCTGGCGCTGGTGGTGTGGTTGGCCCAGGGATTGGTGCGGCCGATTCGTCAGGTAACAGCCGCACTGGTAGCAATCGGTAGCGGCGGTGGAGATTTGACCCATCGGTTAGATTCCAGTCGCGCCGATGAGCTGGGCGACCTCGCTCGCGGCTTCAACAGTTTCCTCGACAGTCAGCGCGGGATGATCGGCGAAGTGCTGACCACCAGCGAGCGCTTGCGCACGGCTGTCGGCCAAGTGGCCAAGGTGGTGGAAAACACCGCCGAGCGCTCCGGCCGCCAGCAGGAAATGACCGATATGGTCGCCACGGCGGTGCATGAAATGGGCCTGACCGTACAGGAGATCGCGCAGAACGCCGGCAATGCTGCGCTCGCGTCGCAAACCGCGCGGGACGAAGCGCTGCAGGCGCGGGAAGTGGTCGGTGGCTCGATCCGTCATATAGAAAGCATGTCCGACGAGATTGGCTTAGCGGCCGGCGCGGTCGGTGAGCTGGCGCATCAGGTGGCGTCGATTGACTCGGTGCTGGCGGTGATTCGCGGGGTGTCCGAGCAGACCAACCTGCTCGCACTCAACGCCGCCATCGAAGCGGCGCGGGCCGGAGACATGGGGCGTGGTTTTGCGGTGGTGGCCGATGAAGTGCGCACCTTGGCGCGCAGGACGCAGGCATCCACCGACGAGATTCAGCAAATGATCGGCAGCCTCAAGCAGGGCGCCGAGAATGCGGTGTCATCGATGCGCACCGGTCAGGCCGCGACCGGCACGGGCGTTGAGTCAAGCCAGCGCACCGGCGCTTCGCTGACCGCGATTACCGGGCAGGTCGAACGTATCAGCGACATGAACCATCAGGTGGCGACGGCGACTGAAGAGCAGTCGGCGGTGACCGAGGAGATCAACCGTAACGTGCAGGGGATTTCCGATCTGGCACGGGCGACGGCGGGAGAGGTTCGGGCCTGTCGCGAGGATTGTCAGATGTTGCAGAAGTTGGCGGATGATCTGGCGCGGCAGATGGGTGGGTTCAGGTTGAGTTGA
- a CDS encoding acyl-CoA dehydrogenase produces the protein MSETLLSSRNLAFELYEVLDAEGLTRRERFAEHNRETFDAAIGTARSIAEKYFAPHNRKGDENEPRYESGQAILIPEVKPAVDAFLEAGFLNAARSFEAGGMQLPTLLSQACFAHFQSANAATTSYPFLTMGAANLIESFGTDEQKQRFLQPMIDGRFFGTMALTEPHAGSSLSDIRTRAEPASDGTYRLKGNKIFISGGDHPLSENIVHMVLAKLPDAPPGVKGISLFIVPKFLVNDDGSLGARNDVLLAGLFHKMGWRGTTSTALNFGDNGECVGYLVGKPHHGLSYMFQMMNEARIGVGMGAVMLGYAGYLYSLEYARERPQGRVPDSKDPSTAPVAIIQHADVRRMLLTQKSYVEGAFDLGLYAARLFDDTTTLETEAERKQAHELLDLLTPIVKSWPSEFCLKANELAIQILGGHGYTREYPVEQYYRDNRLNPIHEGTHGIQSLDLLGRKLAQNGGAGLKQLIRLIANTAERATAYESLSALREPLEKLVARLQTVTIGLLTDLAQGKVNSSLANSALYLKVFGHTVIGWRWLEQAIRAEEGLAKGNAADADFYNGKLQAARYFLTWEVPGCQHELALLEARDDTCLAMQDTWF, from the coding sequence ATGTCCGAGACGCTGCTCAGTTCCCGCAATCTGGCTTTCGAGCTGTATGAAGTCCTCGATGCCGAGGGCCTGACCCGGCGCGAGCGGTTTGCCGAGCACAACCGCGAGACGTTCGATGCGGCCATTGGCACGGCGCGCAGCATCGCCGAGAAATACTTCGCCCCGCACAACCGCAAGGGCGACGAAAACGAGCCGCGCTACGAGAGCGGTCAGGCGATTCTGATTCCAGAAGTGAAACCGGCGGTAGACGCCTTCCTTGAGGCAGGATTTCTCAACGCCGCGAGAAGTTTCGAGGCCGGCGGCATGCAGTTGCCGACATTGCTGTCGCAAGCCTGCTTTGCGCACTTTCAGTCGGCGAACGCGGCAACCACTTCGTACCCGTTCCTGACCATGGGCGCAGCGAACCTGATCGAAAGCTTCGGCACTGACGAGCAGAAACAGCGCTTCCTGCAACCGATGATCGACGGTCGTTTCTTCGGCACCATGGCCCTGACCGAACCGCATGCCGGCTCTTCGCTGTCGGATATTCGTACCCGCGCGGAACCTGCGTCCGACGGCACTTATCGGCTCAAGGGCAACAAGATCTTCATTTCCGGCGGCGATCACCCACTGTCGGAAAACATCGTGCACATGGTGCTGGCCAAGCTGCCGGACGCGCCGCCGGGAGTGAAGGGTATTTCGCTGTTCATCGTGCCGAAATTCCTCGTCAACGATGACGGCAGCCTCGGCGCGCGCAACGATGTGCTGCTGGCCGGCCTGTTCCACAAGATGGGCTGGCGCGGCACCACCTCCACCGCGCTGAACTTCGGCGATAACGGCGAGTGTGTCGGCTATTTGGTGGGCAAACCACACCATGGCTTGAGCTACATGTTCCAGATGATGAACGAGGCGCGGATCGGCGTCGGCATGGGCGCAGTGATGCTCGGTTACGCCGGTTACCTGTACTCGCTGGAGTACGCCCGGGAACGCCCGCAGGGTCGCGTGCCGGACAGCAAGGACCCAAGCACCGCGCCGGTGGCGATCATTCAGCACGCAGATGTCAGACGCATGCTGTTGACGCAAAAATCCTACGTCGAAGGCGCGTTTGACCTCGGCCTGTACGCGGCGCGGCTGTTCGATGACACGACGACGCTGGAGACCGAAGCCGAGCGCAAACAGGCCCACGAGTTGCTGGATCTGCTGACGCCGATCGTCAAATCATGGCCCTCGGAGTTCTGCCTGAAGGCCAACGAACTGGCGATCCAGATCCTCGGCGGCCACGGTTACACCCGCGAATACCCGGTGGAGCAGTATTACCGCGACAACCGTCTGAATCCGATCCATGAAGGCACCCACGGCATCCAGTCGCTGGACTTGCTCGGACGCAAACTGGCGCAGAACGGCGGTGCCGGGCTCAAGCAACTGATCCGCCTGATCGCCAACACCGCCGAGCGCGCTACCGCGTACGAATCCCTGAGCGCACTGCGTGAGCCGCTGGAGAAACTGGTGGCACGCCTGCAAACAGTAACCATCGGTTTGCTGACCGATCTGGCGCAGGGCAAGGTCAACAGCAGCCTGGCGAATTCGGCGCTGTACCTGAAAGTGTTCGGGCACACAGTGATCGGCTGGCGCTGGCTGGAACAGGCAATTCGCGCCGAGGAAGGGCTGGCCAAGGGCAATGCGGCGGATGCCGACTTCTATAACGGCAAGTTGCAGGCGGCGCGGTATTTCCTGACATGGGAAGTGCCGGGTTGCCAGCATGAACTGGCGCTGTTGGAGGCGCGGGATGATACGTGCCTGGCGATGCAGGATACCTGGTTCTGA
- the putA gene encoding trifunctional transcriptional regulator/proline dehydrogenase/L-glutamate gamma-semialdehyde dehydrogenase — protein MATTTLGVKLDDPTRERLKAAATSIDRTPHWLIKQAIFNYLEKLEGGATLTELNGLTAKDADEAGEVHTDHAHQCFLEFAESILPQSVLRASITAAYRRPEPEVVPMLIEQARLPAPMAEATNKLAASIAEKLRNQKSAGGRAGIVQGLLQEFSLSSQEGVALMCLAEALLRIPDKGTRDALIRDKISTGNWHPHLGNSPSLFVNAATWGLLLTGKLVSTHNEAGLTSSLSRIIGKSGEPMIRKGVDMAMRLMGEQFVTGETIAEALANASKFEAKGFRYSYDMLGEAALTEHDAQKYLASYEQAIHSIGKASHGRGIYEGPGISIKLSALHPRYSRAQYERVMDELYPRLLSLTLLAKQYDIGLNIDAEEADRLELSLDLLERLCFEPQLTGWNGIGFVIQAYQKRCPYVIDYVIDLARRSRHRLMIRLVKGAYWDSEIKRAQVEGLEGYPVYTRKVYTDVSYIACARKLLSVPEVIYPQFATHNAHTLSAIYHIAGQNYYPGQYEFQCLHGMGEPLYEQVVGKVSEGKLNRPCRVYAPVGTHETLLAYLVRRLLENGANTSFVNRIADQSISIQELVADPVAQIEQMATVEGGFGLPHPRIPLPRDLYGSERANSAGIDMANEHRLASLSCALLATAHNNWKAAPMLGCASSNEAPAPVLNPADHRDVVGHVQEATVEDVDNAIQCALNAAPIWQATPPAERAAILERAADLMEGEIQPLMGLLAREAGKTFANAIAEVREAVDFLRYYAVQARNDFSNDAHRPLGPVVCISPWNFPLAIFSGQVAAALAAGNPVLAKPAEQTPLVAAQAVRLLLEAGIPQGVLQLLPGRGETVGAGLVGDERVKGVMFTGSTEVARLLQRNIAGRLDSQGRPIPLIAETGGQNAMIVDSSALTEQVVIDVVSSAFDSAGQRCSALRVLCLQEDSADRVIEMLKGAMAESRLGNPERLSVDIGPVIDAEAKAGIDKHIQGMRDKGRNVYQVAIADTEEVKRGTFVMPTLIELESFDELQREIFGPVLHVVRYKRKEIDQLIAQINASGYGLTLGVHTRIDETIAKVIDNVNAGNVYVNRNIVGAVVGVQPFGGEGLSGTGPKAGGPLYLYRLLSTRPADAIEQSFTRGDAVVAPDVRLRDAMSKPLNAFKAWAESNKYADLSTLCAQYATQSQSGITRVLAGPTGEKNSYAILPREHVLCLADVEGDLLTQLAAVLAVGGSAVWPESDISKALFARLPKEIQARIKLISDWNKDEVVFDAVLHHGHSDQLRGVCQQIAKRAGAIVGVQGLSQGETNIALERLVIERALSVNTAAAGGNASLMTIG, from the coding sequence ATGGCTACCACCACCCTTGGGGTCAAACTCGATGACCCGACCCGCGAGCGCCTGAAGGCTGCCGCGACCTCGATTGATCGCACACCGCACTGGCTGATCAAGCAGGCAATTTTCAATTACCTGGAAAAACTCGAGGGTGGTGCAACCCTGACCGAGCTGAACGGTTTGACCGCCAAGGACGCCGACGAGGCGGGCGAAGTCCACACCGATCACGCCCACCAGTGCTTCCTCGAATTCGCTGAAAGCATCCTGCCGCAGTCCGTTCTGCGCGCCTCGATCACCGCCGCTTACCGTCGCCCTGAGCCGGAAGTGGTGCCAATGCTGATCGAGCAGGCTCGCCTGCCAGCACCAATGGCTGAAGCCACCAACAAGCTCGCCGCTTCCATTGCGGAAAAACTGCGTAACCAGAAAAGTGCCGGCGGTCGTGCAGGCATTGTTCAGGGTCTGTTGCAGGAATTTTCCCTGTCGTCCCAGGAAGGCGTAGCACTGATGTGCCTGGCCGAAGCGCTACTGCGCATCCCGGACAAAGGCACTCGCGATGCACTGATCCGCGACAAGATCAGCACCGGCAACTGGCACCCGCATCTGGGCAACAGCCCGTCGCTGTTCGTCAACGCCGCCACTTGGGGTCTGCTGCTGACCGGCAAACTGGTGTCGACGCACAACGAAGCCGGCCTGACGTCGTCGCTGAGCCGCATCATCGGCAAGAGCGGCGAGCCGATGATCCGCAAGGGCGTCGACATGGCCATGCGCCTGATGGGCGAGCAGTTCGTCACCGGCGAAACCATCGCCGAAGCGCTGGCCAACGCGAGCAAGTTCGAAGCCAAGGGCTTCCGTTACTCCTACGACATGCTCGGTGAAGCCGCGCTGACCGAACACGACGCACAGAAGTACCTGGCGTCGTACGAACAAGCCATCCACTCGATCGGCAAAGCCTCCCATGGTCGTGGGATTTATGAAGGCCCGGGCATTTCCATCAAACTGTCGGCCCTGCACCCGCGTTACAGCCGTGCGCAGTACGAGCGCGTGATGGACGAGCTGTACCCGCGCCTGCTGTCGCTGACCCTGCTGGCCAAGCAATACGACATCGGCCTGAACATCGACGCTGAAGAAGCCGACCGTCTCGAACTGTCGCTGGATCTGCTCGAGCGCCTGTGCTTCGAACCGCAACTGACCGGCTGGAACGGCATCGGTTTCGTGATCCAGGCTTATCAGAAGCGTTGCCCGTACGTGATCGACTACGTAATCGACCTGGCGCGCCGCAGCCGTCATCGCCTGATGATCCGTCTGGTGAAAGGCGCGTACTGGGACAGCGAGATCAAGCGCGCTCAGGTCGAAGGTCTGGAAGGCTATCCGGTCTACACCCGCAAGGTGTACACCGACGTTTCCTACATCGCCTGCGCACGCAAACTGCTGTCGGTGCCAGAAGTCATCTACCCGCAGTTCGCCACGCACAATGCCCACACCCTGTCGGCCATCTACCACATCGCCGGTCAGAACTATTACCCGGGCCAGTACGAATTCCAGTGCCTGCACGGCATGGGCGAACCGCTCTACGAGCAGGTTGTAGGCAAAGTTTCCGAAGGCAAGCTGAACCGTCCGTGCCGCGTGTACGCACCGGTCGGCACCCACGAAACCCTGCTGGCGTACCTCGTGCGTCGTCTGCTGGAAAACGGCGCGAACACTTCATTCGTCAACCGCATCGCCGACCAGTCGATTTCGATTCAGGAACTGGTGGCCGATCCGGTGGCGCAGATCGAGCAGATGGCGACCGTGGAAGGTGGTTTCGGCCTGCCTCACCCGCGTATTCCACTGCCGCGTGACCTGTACGGCTCCGAGCGCGCCAACTCCGCTGGCATCGACATGGCCAACGAACATCGTCTGGCCTCGCTGTCCTGCGCCCTGCTCGCCACCGCACACAACAACTGGAAAGCCGCGCCGATGCTCGGTTGCGCCTCCAGCAACGAAGCGCCAGCGCCAGTCCTGAACCCGGCGGATCACCGTGATGTGGTCGGCCACGTGCAGGAAGCCACCGTCGAAGACGTCGACAACGCGATCCAGTGCGCCCTGAACGCCGCACCGATCTGGCAGGCGACCCCGCCCGCCGAACGTGCGGCGATTCTGGAACGTGCCGCTGACCTGATGGAAGGCGAGATTCAGCCGCTGATGGGCCTGTTGGCCCGTGAAGCCGGCAAGACCTTCGCCAACGCTATCGCCGAAGTCCGCGAAGCGGTCGATTTCCTGCGTTACTACGCGGTGCAGGCGCGCAACGATTTCAGTAACGACGCCCACCGCCCACTGGGTCCGGTGGTGTGCATCAGCCCGTGGAACTTCCCGCTGGCGATTTTCAGCGGCCAGGTCGCTGCGGCACTGGCTGCCGGTAACCCGGTACTGGCCAAACCGGCTGAGCAGACTCCGCTGGTCGCCGCACAAGCCGTACGTCTGTTGCTCGAAGCGGGTATTCCGCAAGGCGTGCTGCAACTGCTGCCGGGTCGCGGTGAAACCGTCGGCGCTGGTCTGGTCGGTGATGAGCGCGTCAAAGGCGTGATGTTCACCGGTTCCACCGAAGTCGCGCGTCTGCTGCAACGCAACATTGCTGGCCGTCTCGACAGCCAAGGTCGTCCGATTCCGCTGATCGCCGAAACCGGTGGCCAGAACGCAATGATCGTCGACTCCTCGGCATTGACCGAACAAGTGGTGATCGACGTGGTGTCCTCGGCCTTCGACAGCGCCGGTCAGCGTTGCTCGGCGCTGCGGGTACTGTGCCTGCAGGAAGATTCCGCTGATCGCGTCATCGAAATGCTCAAAGGTGCCATGGCCGAAAGCCGTCTCGGCAACCCGGAGCGCCTGTCCGTGGACATCGGCCCGGTGATCGACGCCGAAGCCAAGGCCGGTATCGACAAGCACATCCAGGGCATGCGCGATAAAGGTCGCAACGTCTACCAGGTGGCTATCGCCGATACCGAAGAAGTCAAACGCGGCACCTTCGTCATGCCGACCCTGATCGAGCTGGAAAGCTTCGACGAGCTGCAACGCGAGATCTTCGGCCCGGTGCTGCACGTGGTGCGCTACAAGCGCAAAGAGATCGATCAACTGATCGCTCAGATCAACGCTTCCGGTTACGGCCTGACGCTGGGCGTACACACGCGCATCGACGAGACCATCGCCAAGGTGATCGACAACGTCAATGCCGGTAACGTTTACGTCAACCGCAACATCGTCGGTGCTGTGGTCGGCGTGCAGCCGTTCGGCGGCGAAGGCCTGTCGGGCACTGGCCCGAAAGCCGGTGGTCCGCTGTATCTGTACCGCCTGCTGTCGACCCGTCCTGCTGACGCCATCGAACAATCCTTCACTCGCGGTGATGCCGTCGTCGCCCCGGACGTGCGTTTGCGCGATGCCATGAGCAAACCGCTGAACGCCTTCAAGGCCTGGGCTGAAAGCAACAAATACGCCGACCTGAGCACCCTGTGCGCGCAGTACGCCACCCAGTCGCAAAGCGGTATTACCCGTGTGCTGGCCGGCCCGACCGGCGAGAAGAACAGCTACGCGATCCTGCCGCGTGAGCACGTGCTGTGCCTGGCAGACGTCGAAGGCGACCTGCTGACCCAACTGGCAGCAGTGCTGGCTGTCGGCGGTTCGGCGGTATGGCCGGAGTCCGACATCAGCAAGGCATTGTTCGCACGTCTGCCGAAGGAGATTCAGGCGCGGATCAAGCTGATCTCCGACTGGAACAAGGACGAAGTGGTGTTCGATGCGGTTCTGCACCACGGTCATTCCGATCAACTGCGTGGTGTCTGCCAGCAGATTGCCAAGCGGGCCGGTGCGATTGTTGGCGTTCAGGGCTTGTCCCAGGGCGAGACCAACATTGCGCTGGAGCGCCTGGTGATCGAGCGCGCGTTGAGTGTTAACACTGCGGCGGCGGGTGGTAATGCGAGCTTGATGACCATCGGTTAA
- the putP gene encoding sodium/proline symporter PutP, with amino-acid sequence MSVSNPTLITFVIYIAAMVLIGFMAYRSTNNLSDYILGGRSLGSVVTALSAGASDMSGWLLMGLPGAIYMSGLSESWIAIGLIVGAYLNWLFVAGRLRVQTEHNGDALTLPDYFSSRFEDKSGLLRIISAIVILVFFTVYCASGIVAGARLFESTFGMSYETALWAGAAATIAYTFVGGFLAVSWTDTVQATLMIFALILTPIIVLLATGGVDTTFLAIEAQDPSNFDMLKGTTFIGVISLMGWGLGYFGQPHILARFMAADSVKSIANARRISMTWMILCLGGTVAVGFFGIAYFSAHPDVAGPVTENHERVFIELAKLLFNPWVAGVLLSAILAAVMSTLSCQLLVCSSALTEDFYKAFIRKTASQKELVWIGRAMVLVVALIAIALAANPKNHVLGLVSYAWAGFGAAFGPVVLISVVWKGMTRDGALAGILVGAITVVAWKHWEVMGLYEIIPGFIFASLAIYIVSKLGSPTTGMVQRFEAAEKDFHLNK; translated from the coding sequence ATGAGCGTAAGCAATCCAACACTGATCACGTTCGTGATCTACATCGCAGCAATGGTGCTGATCGGCTTCATGGCCTATCGCTCCACCAACAACCTCTCTGACTACATTCTTGGCGGCCGCAGCCTGGGCAGCGTCGTGACGGCTCTGTCCGCCGGTGCTTCCGACATGAGCGGCTGGTTGTTGATGGGCCTGCCGGGCGCCATCTACATGTCCGGCCTGTCTGAAAGCTGGATCGCCATCGGCCTGATCGTCGGCGCCTACCTGAACTGGCTGTTCGTCGCCGGCCGTCTGCGCGTGCAGACCGAGCACAACGGCGATGCCCTGACGCTGCCGGACTACTTCTCCAGCCGTTTCGAAGACAAAAGCGGCCTGCTGCGCATCATCTCGGCAATCGTGATTCTGGTGTTTTTCACGGTCTATTGCGCATCTGGCATCGTGGCCGGTGCCCGTCTGTTCGAAAGCACCTTCGGCATGTCCTACGAGACGGCGTTGTGGGCCGGTGCTGCGGCGACGATTGCCTACACCTTCGTCGGCGGTTTCCTCGCGGTGAGCTGGACGGACACCGTACAAGCCACGCTGATGATTTTCGCGCTGATCCTCACGCCGATCATCGTGCTGCTGGCCACTGGCGGCGTCGACACCACGTTCCTGGCGATCGAAGCACAGGACCCAAGCAACTTTGACATGCTCAAGGGCACCACTTTCATTGGCGTCATTTCGCTGATGGGCTGGGGTCTGGGCTACTTCGGTCAACCGCACATCCTGGCGCGTTTCATGGCGGCGGACTCGGTGAAATCGATTGCCAATGCCCGTCGCATCTCCATGACCTGGATGATCCTGTGCCTGGGCGGCACTGTGGCTGTGGGCTTCTTCGGTATTGCCTACTTCTCGGCGCACCCGGACGTTGCAGGCCCGGTGACTGAGAACCACGAGCGCGTGTTCATCGAACTGGCAAAACTGCTGTTCAACCCATGGGTTGCCGGTGTTCTGCTGTCGGCCATTCTGGCTGCGGTGATGAGCACCCTGAGCTGCCAGTTGCTAGTGTGCTCGAGCGCCCTGACTGAAGACTTCTACAAAGCGTTCATCCGCAAGACAGCTTCTCAGAAAGAACTGGTCTGGATCGGTCGCGCCATGGTGCTGGTGGTCGCGCTGATCGCCATTGCACTGGCAGCCAACCCGAAAAACCATGTACTGGGTCTGGTCAGCTACGCGTGGGCCGGTTTCGGTGCTGCGTTCGGTCCGGTGGTGCTGATCTCGGTTGTCTGGAAAGGCATGACTCGCGATGGTGCACTGGCCGGCATCCTCGTCGGTGCGATCACCGTTGTGGCGTGGAAACACTGGGAAGTGATGGGGCTGTACGAAATCATCCCGGGCTTCATCTTCGCCAGCCTGGCGATCTACATCGTCAGCAAGCTCGGCTCGCCGACCACTGGCATGGTGCAGCGCTTCGAAGCGGCGGAAAAAGATTTCCACCTGAACAAGTGA